One part of the Syngnathus acus chromosome 17, fSynAcu1.2, whole genome shotgun sequence genome encodes these proteins:
- the afg3l2 gene encoding AFG3-like protein 2 isoform X1, with protein sequence MAHRYLRLSVGCCKVLRLLVAPSPATSGLLATRRLASERTLLSELMLACRSLTSRPPKGFEKYFPDSGKNSKKAHSPDKDDKADDAPPEVGPSGGGGAGGGDGKRGGDGKRGGRKESNWYSRLQKGDIPWDEKEFRMSLLSGVAFWTAVAYYFLFRDGSREVTWKDFVNNILSKGVVDRLEVVNKRYVKVVFSPGKMPVDGQYVWFNIGSVDTFERNLENAQYELGIEGESRVPVVYATESDGTFLLSMLPTALIIGFLLFMLRRGPAGAGRPGRGGMGGLFSVSETTAKILKDEIDVKFKDVAGCEEAKLEIMEFVNFLKNPKQYEDLGAKIPKGAILTGPPGTGKTLLAKATAGEANVPFITVNGSEFLEMFVGVGPARVRDLFVMARKNAPCILFIDEIDAVGRKRGRGNFGGQSEQENTLNQLLVEMDGFNTATNVVVLAGTNRADILDPALLRPGRFDRQIYIGPPDIKGRVSIFKVHLRPLKLDSVTNRDALARKMAALTPGFSGADIANVCNEAALIAARHLCNAIQQKHFEQAIERVIGGLEKKTQVLQPDEKKTVAYHEAGHAVAGWFLEHADPLLKVSIIPRGRGLGYAQYLPREQFLYTTEQLLDRMCMTLGGRVAEEIFFGRITTGAQDDLRKVTQSAYAQIVQFGMNAKVGQVSFELPRQGEMVLEKPYSEATARLIDAEVRDLIADAYRRTLSLLSDKKAEVEKVALRLLEKEVLDKNDMVELLGKRPFSEKSTYEELVEGTGGETEDTALPAGLKDWNRERKDKEESPDEQVARQISGGMPF encoded by the exons ATGGCTCACCGCTACCTTCGCTTGTCGGTGGGCTGCTGCAAGGTGCTGCGACTTCTCGTAGCTCCTTCGCCCGCCACCAGCGGGCTGCTG GCGACAAGACGGCTGGCGAGTGAGCGGACTTTGTTGAGTGAGCTGATGTTGGCCTGTCGGAGTCTGACCTCCAGACCCCCCAAAG GCTTTGAGAAGTATTTTCCCGACAGTGGAAAGAATTCCAAGAAAGCTCATTCACCAGACAAAG ACGACAAAGCTGACGACGCTCCGCCAGAGGTGGGGCCATccggagggggcggggcgggaGGAGGCGATGGAAAACGAGGAGGCGATGGAAAACGAGGAGGACGGAAGGAGTCGAACTGGTACAGCCGTCTGCAGAAG GGTGACATTCCCTGGGATGAGAAGGAGTTCCGCATGTCCCTATTGAGCGGCGTGGCCTTCTGGACCGCCGTGGCCTATTACTTCCTGTTCAGGGACGGAAGCCGAGAGGTCACCTGGAAggactttgtcaacaacatcTTGTCCAAAGGCGTG GTGGATAGGCTGGAGGTGGTGAACAAGCGCTACGTTAAAGTGGTCTTCTCTCCCGGGAAGATGCCCGTGGACGGG CAGTACGTGTGGTTCAACATCGGCAGTGTGGACACCTTTGAGAGGAACCTGGAGAATGCCCAATACGAACTGGGCATCGAGGGCGAGAGCCGCGTGCCCGTGGTCTACGCCACAGAGAGCGACGG GACCTTCCTCCTGAGCATGCTGCCCACCGCCCTCATCATCGGCTTCCTGCTCTTCATGCTGCGGCGAGGCCCGGCGGGGGCGGGACGGCCTGGCCGCGGCGGCATGGGCGGCTTGTTCAGCGTCAGCGAGACCACCGCCAAGATCCTCAAGGACGAAATCGACGTCAAGTTCAAAGATGTGGCCGGCTGCGAGGAGGCCAAGCTGGAGATCATGGAGTTTGTCAACTTTCTGAAGAACCCCAAACAGTACGAGGACCTCGGCGCCAAGATCCCCAAG GGCGCCATCCTGACGGGGCCTCCTGGTACGGGGAAGACCCTCCTGGCAAAGGCCACGGCGGGCGAGGCCAACGTTCCCTTCATTACCGTCAACGGCTCCGAGTTCCTGGAGATGTTTGTGGGCGTGGGCCCGGCCCGG GTCCGGGATCTGTTCGTCATGGCCAGGAAGAACGCGCCCTGCATCCTCTTCATCGACGAGATCGACGCGGTGGGACGCAAGCGGGGGCGGGGCAACTTCGGGGGGCAGAGCGAGCAGGAGAACACCTTGAACCAGCTGCTGGTGGAGATGGACG GGTTTAACACGGCAACCAATGTGGTGGTTTTGGCGGGAACCAATCGGGCGGACATCTTGGACCCGGCGCTACTGAGGCCGGGACGCTTTGACAGGCAAATTTACATCG GTCCTCCCGACATCAAAGGGCGAGTGTCCATCTTTAAAGTCCACCTTCGACCTCTCAAGTTGGACTCGGTCACAAATAGAGATGCCTTGGCCCGCAAAATGGCAGCGCTCACGCCTGGTTTCTCAG GTGCGGACATTGCCAACGTTTGCAACGAGGCGGCCCTCATTGCTGCACGGCATTTGTGCAACGCCATCCAGCAGAAGCACTTTGAGCAGGCCATCGAGAGGGTCATCGGAG GCCTGGAAAAGAAGACGCAGGTCCTCCAGCCTGACGAGAAGAAGACGGTGGCCTATCACGAGGCGGGACACGCCGTTGCCGGCTGGTTCCTGGAGCACGCCGACCCGCTGCTGAAG GTGTCCATCATCCCCCGGGGCCGCGGCCTGGGCTATGCGCAGTACCTCCCCAGGGAGCAGTTCCTGTACACCACGGAGCAGCTGCTGGACCGCATGTGCATGACACTAGGCGGTCGCGTGGCCGAGGAGATCTTCTTCGGCAGAATCACCACAGGCGCTCAGGACGACCTGCGCAAGGTCACCCAGAGCGCCTATGCGCAG ATCGTGCAGTTCGGCATGAACGCCAAGGTGGGCCAGGTGTCCTTCGAACTCCCCCGGCAGGGCGAGATGGTTCTGGAGAAGCCGTACAGCGAGGCCACGGCACGCCTCATCGACGCCGAGGTCCGAGACCTCATCGCAGATGCCTACCGCAGAACTCTGAGCCTGCTGAGTGACAAGAAGGCTGAGGTGGAGAAG GTGGCGCTGCGACTGCTGGAGAAGGAGGTTCTGGACAAGAATGACATGGTGGAGCTGCTGGGAAAACGACCTTTCTCTGAGAAGTCCACGTACGAAGAGCTGGTGGAGGGCACAGGCGGCGAGACCGAGGACACCGCGTTGCCTGCCGGCCTCAAGGACTGGAACCGCGAGAGGAAGGACAAGGAGGAGAGCCCGGATGAGCAAGTGGCCCGCCAGATTTCTGGAGGGATGCCCTTCTAG
- the afg3l2 gene encoding AFG3-like protein 2 isoform X2: MAHRYLRLSVGCCKVLRLLVAPSPATSGLLATRRLASERTLLSELMLACRSLTSRPPKGFEKYFPDSGKNSKKAHSPDKDDKADDAPPEVGPSGGGGAGGGDGKRGGDGKRGGRKESNWYSRLQKGDIPWDEKEFRMSLLSGVAFWTAVAYYFLFRDGSREVTWKDFVNNILSKGVDRLEVVNKRYVKVVFSPGKMPVDGQYVWFNIGSVDTFERNLENAQYELGIEGESRVPVVYATESDGTFLLSMLPTALIIGFLLFMLRRGPAGAGRPGRGGMGGLFSVSETTAKILKDEIDVKFKDVAGCEEAKLEIMEFVNFLKNPKQYEDLGAKIPKGAILTGPPGTGKTLLAKATAGEANVPFITVNGSEFLEMFVGVGPARVRDLFVMARKNAPCILFIDEIDAVGRKRGRGNFGGQSEQENTLNQLLVEMDGFNTATNVVVLAGTNRADILDPALLRPGRFDRQIYIGPPDIKGRVSIFKVHLRPLKLDSVTNRDALARKMAALTPGFSGADIANVCNEAALIAARHLCNAIQQKHFEQAIERVIGGLEKKTQVLQPDEKKTVAYHEAGHAVAGWFLEHADPLLKVSIIPRGRGLGYAQYLPREQFLYTTEQLLDRMCMTLGGRVAEEIFFGRITTGAQDDLRKVTQSAYAQIVQFGMNAKVGQVSFELPRQGEMVLEKPYSEATARLIDAEVRDLIADAYRRTLSLLSDKKAEVEKVALRLLEKEVLDKNDMVELLGKRPFSEKSTYEELVEGTGGETEDTALPAGLKDWNRERKDKEESPDEQVARQISGGMPF, encoded by the exons ATGGCTCACCGCTACCTTCGCTTGTCGGTGGGCTGCTGCAAGGTGCTGCGACTTCTCGTAGCTCCTTCGCCCGCCACCAGCGGGCTGCTG GCGACAAGACGGCTGGCGAGTGAGCGGACTTTGTTGAGTGAGCTGATGTTGGCCTGTCGGAGTCTGACCTCCAGACCCCCCAAAG GCTTTGAGAAGTATTTTCCCGACAGTGGAAAGAATTCCAAGAAAGCTCATTCACCAGACAAAG ACGACAAAGCTGACGACGCTCCGCCAGAGGTGGGGCCATccggagggggcggggcgggaGGAGGCGATGGAAAACGAGGAGGCGATGGAAAACGAGGAGGACGGAAGGAGTCGAACTGGTACAGCCGTCTGCAGAAG GGTGACATTCCCTGGGATGAGAAGGAGTTCCGCATGTCCCTATTGAGCGGCGTGGCCTTCTGGACCGCCGTGGCCTATTACTTCCTGTTCAGGGACGGAAGCCGAGAGGTCACCTGGAAggactttgtcaacaacatcTTGTCCAAAGGC GTGGATAGGCTGGAGGTGGTGAACAAGCGCTACGTTAAAGTGGTCTTCTCTCCCGGGAAGATGCCCGTGGACGGG CAGTACGTGTGGTTCAACATCGGCAGTGTGGACACCTTTGAGAGGAACCTGGAGAATGCCCAATACGAACTGGGCATCGAGGGCGAGAGCCGCGTGCCCGTGGTCTACGCCACAGAGAGCGACGG GACCTTCCTCCTGAGCATGCTGCCCACCGCCCTCATCATCGGCTTCCTGCTCTTCATGCTGCGGCGAGGCCCGGCGGGGGCGGGACGGCCTGGCCGCGGCGGCATGGGCGGCTTGTTCAGCGTCAGCGAGACCACCGCCAAGATCCTCAAGGACGAAATCGACGTCAAGTTCAAAGATGTGGCCGGCTGCGAGGAGGCCAAGCTGGAGATCATGGAGTTTGTCAACTTTCTGAAGAACCCCAAACAGTACGAGGACCTCGGCGCCAAGATCCCCAAG GGCGCCATCCTGACGGGGCCTCCTGGTACGGGGAAGACCCTCCTGGCAAAGGCCACGGCGGGCGAGGCCAACGTTCCCTTCATTACCGTCAACGGCTCCGAGTTCCTGGAGATGTTTGTGGGCGTGGGCCCGGCCCGG GTCCGGGATCTGTTCGTCATGGCCAGGAAGAACGCGCCCTGCATCCTCTTCATCGACGAGATCGACGCGGTGGGACGCAAGCGGGGGCGGGGCAACTTCGGGGGGCAGAGCGAGCAGGAGAACACCTTGAACCAGCTGCTGGTGGAGATGGACG GGTTTAACACGGCAACCAATGTGGTGGTTTTGGCGGGAACCAATCGGGCGGACATCTTGGACCCGGCGCTACTGAGGCCGGGACGCTTTGACAGGCAAATTTACATCG GTCCTCCCGACATCAAAGGGCGAGTGTCCATCTTTAAAGTCCACCTTCGACCTCTCAAGTTGGACTCGGTCACAAATAGAGATGCCTTGGCCCGCAAAATGGCAGCGCTCACGCCTGGTTTCTCAG GTGCGGACATTGCCAACGTTTGCAACGAGGCGGCCCTCATTGCTGCACGGCATTTGTGCAACGCCATCCAGCAGAAGCACTTTGAGCAGGCCATCGAGAGGGTCATCGGAG GCCTGGAAAAGAAGACGCAGGTCCTCCAGCCTGACGAGAAGAAGACGGTGGCCTATCACGAGGCGGGACACGCCGTTGCCGGCTGGTTCCTGGAGCACGCCGACCCGCTGCTGAAG GTGTCCATCATCCCCCGGGGCCGCGGCCTGGGCTATGCGCAGTACCTCCCCAGGGAGCAGTTCCTGTACACCACGGAGCAGCTGCTGGACCGCATGTGCATGACACTAGGCGGTCGCGTGGCCGAGGAGATCTTCTTCGGCAGAATCACCACAGGCGCTCAGGACGACCTGCGCAAGGTCACCCAGAGCGCCTATGCGCAG ATCGTGCAGTTCGGCATGAACGCCAAGGTGGGCCAGGTGTCCTTCGAACTCCCCCGGCAGGGCGAGATGGTTCTGGAGAAGCCGTACAGCGAGGCCACGGCACGCCTCATCGACGCCGAGGTCCGAGACCTCATCGCAGATGCCTACCGCAGAACTCTGAGCCTGCTGAGTGACAAGAAGGCTGAGGTGGAGAAG GTGGCGCTGCGACTGCTGGAGAAGGAGGTTCTGGACAAGAATGACATGGTGGAGCTGCTGGGAAAACGACCTTTCTCTGAGAAGTCCACGTACGAAGAGCTGGTGGAGGGCACAGGCGGCGAGACCGAGGACACCGCGTTGCCTGCCGGCCTCAAGGACTGGAACCGCGAGAGGAAGGACAAGGAGGAGAGCCCGGATGAGCAAGTGGCCCGCCAGATTTCTGGAGGGATGCCCTTCTAG
- the LOC119136770 gene encoding poly(U)-binding-splicing factor PUF60-like encodes MPLRMLVMENGQGNATTSTATRLGLPPLTPDQQEALQKAKKYAMEQSIRNVLARQTMAQQQQLSGLQMASLSVGFGELSPLQSVAAQRQRALAIMCRVYVGSIYYELGEDTIRQAFIPFGPIKSIDMSFDSVTMKHKGFAFVEYETPEAAQLALDQMNSVVLGGRNIKVGRPSNIGQALPIIEQLAEEARAFNRIYVASVHRDLSDGDIRSVFEAFGKIKSCMLAREPTTGRHKSYGYIEYDKPQSAVDAVASMNLFDLGGQYLRVGKAVTPPVPLITASGGLAAAANFSAQDPVGASVLRALAGLPQGVMAAQAPGVITGVTPARTGLPQVALVNPVLAAPPALRMDEELHQGAHLDASKPNDGHHDINKIVRNHKSRVMVLRNMVGQDDIDDQLEGEVTEECGKFGQVKRVVIYQERQGEDADAAVIIKIFVEFNHTAEMNRAVRALDRRWFGGRKVAAEAYEQERFENNDLSA; translated from the exons ATGCCACTGCGCATGCTCGTCATGGAGAACGGACAAGGCAACGCGACCACCAGCACCGCGACGAGGCTCGGCCTGCCGCCGCTCACCCCCGACCAGCAGGAGGCGCTGCAGAAG GCCAAGAAGTATGCCATGGAGCAAAGCATCCGGAATGTTTTGGCCAGGCAGACCATGGCTCAGCAGCAACAGCTCAGCGGACTGCAG ATGGCGTCCTTGTCGGTGGGTTTCGGAGAACTTTCTCCTCTGCAATCA GTGGCGGCTCAACGCCAGCGTGCCCTGGCCATCATGTGCCGCGTCTATGTGGGCTCTATCTACTACGAGCTGGGCGAAGACACCATCAGACAGGCCTTCATCCCCTTCGGACCCATCAAAAGCATCGACATGTCCTTTGACTCTGTCACCATGAAGCACAAG ggttttgcttttgtggagTACGAGACGCCAGAAGCGGCTCAACTGGCTCTGGACCAAATGAACTCTGTCGTTCTCGGAGGACGAAACATTAAG GTGGGCCGGCCCAGTAACATCGGGCAGGCTCTGCCCATCATCGAGCAGTTGGCGGAGGAAGCACGGGCCTTCAACAGGATCTACGTGGCGTCTGTTCATCGTGACCTGTCGGACGGCGACATCCGGAGCGTCTTCGAGGCCTTTGGGAAGATCAAGTCATGCATGTTGGCTCGCGAACCCACCACGGGACGCCACAAAAGCTACGGCTACATCG AGTACGACAAGCCCCAGTCTGCCGTCGACGCAGTGGCCTCCATGAACCTGTTTGACCTGGGCGGCCAGTACTTGAGAGTTGGGAAGGCTGTCACCCCGCCCGTGCCGCTCATCACCGCCTCCGGAGGCCTGGCCGCGGCCGCCAACTTCAGTGCGCAG GATCCGGTGGGAGCGTCGGTGCTGCGAGCGCTGGCCGGTCTTCCGCAAGGCGTCATGGCCGCTCAAGCTCCGGGCGTCATCACAG GCGTGACCCCGGCTCGAACCGGGCTGCCTCAAGTGGCTCTGGTCAATCCTGTTCTGGCTGCGCCCCCTGCCCTGAGGATGGATGAAGAGCTCCACCAGGGGGCACACCTGGACGCGAGTAAACCGAACGATGGACACCATGATATCAACAAGATCGTACGCAATcacaaa TCGCGTGTGATGGTCCTGAGAAACATGGTCGGCCAGGACGACATCGACGACCAACTGGAAGGCGAGGTGACGGAGGAGTGCGGCAAGTTCGGCCAGGTCAAGCGAGTGGTCATCTACCAGGAGCGGCAGGGAGAGGACGCCGACGCTGCCGTCATCATCAAGATCTTTGTGGAGTTCAACCACACGGCTGAGATGAATCGAGCCGTCCGGGCTTTAGACCGTCGCTGGTTCGGCGGTCGCAAAGTGGCGGCCGAGGCCTATGAACAGGAGCGCTTTGAGAACAACGACCTGTCGGCATAG
- the klhl18 gene encoding kelch-like protein 18: MGEVVCEELEDLVHFSVHDLPARGYVVMGEIRRQGKLCDVTLKAGEHKFSAHRIVLAASIPYFHAMFTNDMVECKQDEILMQGMDPSALEALINFAYSGHVAIDQQNVQALLIGSSFLQLQNVKDACCSFLQDRLHPKNCLGVRQFAETMMCAALYDSANNFLQRHFVDVSLSDEFLTLRTEEVLELVACDELNVKTEEQVFEAALSWVHHDRVKRAPLLPELLSKIRLPLCRPQFLTERVQQEELVRCCHKCRDLLDEAKDFHLMSERRPPGLPAFKTRQRCCTSIMALIYAVGGLNSSGDSMNVVEVFDSTGNFWERCQPMRTARSRVGVAVVNGLLYAIGGYDGQSRLSTVEVYNPETDAWTRVSSMNSQRSAMGTVVMDGHIYVCGGYNGKSSLNSVECYSPHTDRWTVVTEMSASRSAAGVAVFDGRIFVSGGHDGLQIFNTVESYNHHTNRWHASAPMSNKRCRHGAAVLGSHLYVVGGYDGSRFLSGAEVFSSASGHWSHLTAMNTRRSRVSLVAASDRLYAVGGYDGQTNLGSVEMFNPDTARWTFMAPMACHEGGVGVGCIPLQLV, from the exons ATGGGAGAGGTTGTTTGCGAGGAACTCGAAGATTTGGTTCATTTCTCAGTGCACGACCTGCCGGCAAGAGGCTATGTCGTCATGGGGGAAATACGGCGGCAGGGGAAACTCTGTGACGTCACGCTCAAG GCGGGCGAGCACAAATTCAGCGCCCACCGCATCGTGTTGGCTGCCTCCATCCCGTACTTTCACGCCATGTTCACTAACGACATGGTGGAGTGCAAACAGGACGAGATCCTTATGCAAGGAATGGACCCCAG cgCTCTGGAGGCGCTGATCAACTTCGCCTATAGCGGCCACGTGGCCATCGACCAGCAGAACGTTCAGGCGCTCCTGATCGGCTCCAGCTTCCTGCAACTGCAGAATGTCAAAGACGCCTGCTGCTCCTTCCTGCAGGACAG GTTGCATCCCAAGAATTGTTTGGGAGTGCGGCAGTTTGCAGAGACCATGATGTGCGCCGCCCTCTACGACTCAGCCAACAATTTCCTGCAACGGCACTTTGTGGATGTGTCCCTGTCGGACGAGTTTCTCACCTTGCGGACGGAAGAGGTGCTGGAGCTCGTGGCCTGCGATGAACTCAACGTCAAAACTGAGGAGCAG GTGTTTGAGGCGGCTCTGTCTTGGGTCCATCACGATCGCGTTAAGCGGGCACCATTGCTGCCGGAGTTGCTGTCCAAGATCCGGCTGCCGCTTTGCCGTCCACAGTTCCTGACGGAGCGAGTCCAGCAGGAAGAACTCGTGCGCTGTTGCCACAAATGCAG GGACCTCTTGGACGAGGCCAAAGACTTCCACCTGATGTCGGAGCGTCGCCCTCCCGGCCTCCCGGCCTTCAAGACGCGTCAGAGGTGCTGCACGTCCATCATGGCGCTCATCTACGCCGTGGGAGGCCTAAATAGCTCTG GTGACTCCATGAACGTGGTGGAGGTCTTTGATTCCACGGGGAACTTCTGGGAACGCTGCCAACCCATGAGGACGGCCCGAAGCAGGGTAGGCGTGGCCGTGGTCAACGGGCTCCTGTACGCCATCGGAGGATACGACGGCCAGTCGCGACTCAGCACCGTCGAGGTCTACAACCCCGAGACGGACGCGTGGACCAGAGTGTCCAGCATGAACAGCCAACGCAG CGCCATGGGAACGGTGGTGATGGACGGCCACATCTACGTATGTGGCGGCTACAATGGAAAATCTTCTCTCAACTCTGTGGAATGCTACTCGCCGCACACTGACAG GTGGACGGTGGTGACGGAGATGAGCGCCAGTCGCAGCGCCGCCGGTGTCGCCGTTTTTGACGGGCGCATCTTTGTGTCAGGAGGACACGACGGCTTGCAAATCTTCAACACG GTGGAGTCCTACAACCACCACACGAACCGCTGGCACGCGTCGGCGCCGATGTCCAACAAGCGTTGCCGTCATGGGGCGGCGGTGCTGGGTAGCCATTTGTATGTCGTGGGCGGCTACGACGGTTCGAGATTCCTAAGCGGCGCAGAGGTCTTCAGCTCGGCCTCGGGCCACTGGAGCCACTTGACGGCCATGAACACGCGGCGCAGCAGAGTGTCGCTGGTGGCGGCGTCGGACCGCCTGTACGCCGTGGGCGGCTATGACGGGCAGACCAACCTGGGTTCCGTGGAGATGTTCAACCCCGACACGGCTCGATGGACCTTCATGGCGCCCATGGCCTGCCACGAGGGCGGAGTAGGCGTAGGTTGCATCCCCCTGCAGCTCGTCTAA